The Lycium barbarum isolate Lr01 chromosome 10, ASM1917538v2, whole genome shotgun sequence genome includes a region encoding these proteins:
- the LOC132613246 gene encoding probable receptor-like protein kinase At5g39020, translating into MRLTPRALGLTPRNILLNEDFCPKISDFGLAKLCNKKESIVSLLGARGTIGYIAPEIVYNNIGGVSHKSDVYSYGMMVLEMVGGRKNVDVVVDHTSEIYFPHWIYKQIEQKEELALTGIVKEDDKKLMHDELLFVYEYIPKGTVAVHLHENLAVTYWPVRMSLAIETASPLAYL; encoded by the exons ATGAGGCTTACACCCCGTGCcttggggcttacgcctcgcaaCATTCTTCTCAATGAAGACTTTTGTCCAAAAATATCCGATTTTGGCCTTGCAAAACTATGTAACAAGAAGGAAAGCATCGTATCTTTATTGGGCGCAAGAGGAACTATTGGGTATATTGCACCAGAAATTGTGTATAACAATATTGGAGGAGTTTCGCACAAGTCAGATGTGTATAGCTATGGTATGATGGTCCTCGAGATGGTTGGAGGAAGGAAAAATGTTGACGTTGTTGTTGACCATACTAGTGAAATATACTTTCCACACTGGATTTACAAACAAATTGAACAAAAGGAAGAGCTTGCATTAACTGGCATTGTGAAGGAAGACGATAAAAAACTT ATGCATGACGAACTCCTGTTTGTTTACGAGTACATTCCTAAGGGAACAGTAGCTGTTCACCTTCATGAAAATTTAGCAGTCACTTACTGGCCTGTTCGAATGAGCCTTGCTATTGAAACTGCTAGTCCATTGGCTTATCTCTAA